One Pseudodesulfovibrio senegalensis DNA segment encodes these proteins:
- a CDS encoding GIY-YIG nuclease family protein: MAQWFIYLLTCSDKSYYCGITTDVQRRLAQHNAGKASKYTRARLPASLTASTLVGDKSEALRAELFVKRLPREKKIAAVHNKSWS; this comes from the coding sequence ATGGCTCAATGGTTCATATATTTGCTGACCTGTTCAGACAAGTCCTATTATTGCGGCATCACGACCGATGTCCAACGCAGACTCGCACAGCACAACGCAGGCAAGGCATCGAAATACACACGCGCCAGACTTCCGGCATCCCTGACTGCCAGCACTTTGGTAGGCGACAAATCCGAGGCATTGCGAGCAGAACTGTTTGTAAAAAGATTGCCCCGAGAAAAAAAAATCGCTGCTGTGCATAACAAATCATGGTCCTGA
- a CDS encoding ABC-F family ATP-binding cassette domain-containing protein encodes MSRITIQSLEKSYGGEALFSNLSFEVGPGMRLAVAGPNGCGKSTLLKIVAGRSETDAGTVNIERGARIGYVAQEFAEHDLDSNLLTWVLAALPSWNEFWEKWEKAVAAKDQEAIERLSHRQAEFEVKYGYNPDHKARAILGGLGFSETDLFKRIRELSGGWRERAKLGRVLLQGADILLLDEPTNHLDLEAVEWLEQYLLSFAGTLLFVAHDRVFLNRVGSHVLFLGGERAQLRKGSFDDFLEWEAETSRQREREAQKLSARIEHEQSYIRRFRVKARKAAQAQSKIKKVEKLESELARLRDSGMGGHSGRSLSFQLPKPSRGDKVAVAAVDLEFSYENGPSVWPALNFQVYRGRKIALAAPNGAGKSTLLKILTGELEPSKGFSKIGSNTKMAYFSQHQTEILRPENSVLSELRRLCDPKLTEEQLMSVLGLFLLGESYFERKVSALSGGEKSRLLLASLFLSGANLLVLDEPTNHLDIESREGLIQALRHFEGTLFFVAHDRYLLTSVAEEVWELTGEGLQHHLGGFEAYDASRREALAESEPEREAPEKRRMSKEEKRRQAELRNRMYRKLKPLKKEYAKMESELEEVLSEQSQLESEMNDPQTYEQPEKALKLNARYREVEDWAEHLMERMAEIEQEMEAISGEGGLDEE; translated from the coding sequence ATGTCACGAATTACCATACAATCTCTTGAGAAGTCATACGGTGGAGAGGCTCTTTTCTCCAATCTTTCTTTTGAAGTGGGGCCGGGCATGCGTCTGGCTGTTGCCGGTCCCAACGGCTGCGGAAAAAGTACACTGCTGAAAATCGTGGCAGGACGAAGCGAAACGGATGCCGGGACCGTGAATATCGAGCGGGGTGCGCGTATCGGTTATGTGGCGCAGGAGTTTGCCGAGCATGATCTGGACAGCAATCTGCTTACCTGGGTGCTGGCCGCGTTGCCGTCATGGAATGAATTCTGGGAAAAGTGGGAAAAGGCCGTTGCTGCCAAGGATCAGGAGGCCATTGAGCGCCTTTCGCACCGTCAGGCCGAGTTCGAGGTGAAATACGGATACAATCCGGACCACAAGGCCAGGGCCATCCTCGGCGGGCTTGGCTTTTCGGAAACGGATCTCTTCAAGCGAATACGAGAGCTTTCCGGTGGTTGGCGCGAACGCGCCAAGCTCGGGCGTGTGCTGTTGCAGGGAGCCGACATCCTGTTGCTGGACGAACCTACCAACCATCTGGATCTTGAAGCCGTGGAGTGGCTTGAGCAGTATTTGCTTTCCTTTGCCGGGACGCTCCTTTTTGTGGCCCACGACAGGGTCTTTCTGAATCGTGTCGGATCCCATGTGTTGTTTCTTGGGGGAGAGCGTGCCCAGCTGCGCAAGGGATCGTTCGATGATTTTTTGGAATGGGAAGCCGAAACTTCCCGCCAGCGGGAGCGGGAGGCTCAAAAATTATCGGCCCGCATTGAACATGAGCAGAGCTATATCCGCCGCTTTCGTGTCAAGGCACGCAAGGCCGCGCAGGCCCAGAGCAAGATCAAGAAGGTTGAAAAGCTGGAGTCCGAGCTTGCCCGTCTCAGGGATTCCGGCATGGGCGGTCATTCCGGCCGTTCGTTGAGCTTCCAGCTGCCCAAACCGTCCCGGGGGGACAAGGTGGCCGTTGCCGCCGTTGATCTTGAGTTTTCGTATGAAAATGGACCGAGCGTCTGGCCTGCATTGAATTTTCAGGTGTATCGGGGGCGCAAGATTGCCTTGGCCGCTCCCAATGGTGCGGGCAAGTCGACGTTGCTCAAGATTCTGACGGGCGAACTTGAACCCTCCAAAGGGTTTTCCAAGATCGGTTCCAATACGAAGATGGCATATTTCAGCCAGCATCAGACCGAGATATTGCGGCCGGAGAATTCCGTGTTGTCTGAACTGCGGCGGCTGTGCGATCCCAAGCTCACCGAAGAGCAGCTCATGAGCGTGCTCGGACTTTTCCTTTTGGGAGAGTCCTATTTCGAACGCAAGGTTTCTGCTTTATCCGGCGGCGAAAAGAGTCGCTTGCTTTTGGCCAGTCTTTTTCTTTCCGGCGCAAATCTGTTGGTGCTGGACGAACCCACCAACCATTTGGATATCGAGTCCCGGGAAGGGTTGATTCAGGCTCTGCGGCATTTTGAAGGCACGCTTTTCTTTGTGGCCCATGACAGGTACCTGCTGACCAGTGTGGCCGAAGAGGTCTGGGAATTGACCGGCGAGGGGCTGCAGCACCATCTTGGCGGTTTTGAAGCTTACGATGCGTCCCGTCGGGAAGCCCTCGCTGAATCCGAACCGGAGCGGGAAGCCCCGGAAAAGCGGCGGATGAGTAAGGAGGAAAAGAGGCGGCAGGCGGAATTGCGCAACCGCATGTATCGAAAGCTCAAGCCGCTGAAAAAGGAATATGCCAAGATGGAAAGCGAGCTGGAGGAGGTCTTGAGCGAGCAGTCTCAGCTGGAATCCGAAATGAACGATCCGCAGACCTATGAACAGCCGGAAAAAGCTCTGAAGCTCAATGCCCGATACCGGGAGGTGGAGGATTGGGCCGAGCATCTTATGGAACGTATGGCCGAAATCGAACAGGAAATGGAAGCAATTTCCGGGGAGGGCGGTCTTGATGAAGAGTGA
- a CDS encoding (deoxy)nucleoside triphosphate pyrophosphohydrolase — protein sequence MKSDVMEVVAGILWDGDRYLAVERPQGTRMAGRWEFPGGKIDAGETREQALVRELREELGIECLHTEFWREVRHDYAEFPVRLHFFHVHEFEGPVRPMEGQRMVWVLPCEGTDLNFLEADIEIVEALKSR from the coding sequence ATGAAGAGTGACGTCATGGAGGTCGTGGCCGGAATCCTTTGGGACGGTGACCGTTATCTGGCCGTTGAACGGCCCCAAGGTACGCGCATGGCCGGACGGTGGGAGTTCCCCGGCGGCAAGATCGATGCCGGGGAAACCCGGGAGCAGGCGCTTGTACGTGAATTGCGCGAGGAGTTGGGCATCGAATGTTTGCACACCGAATTTTGGCGTGAAGTACGTCATGATTATGCCGAATTTCCCGTGCGGCTGCACTTTTTCCATGTACATGAATTTGAAGGCCCGGTGCGGCCCATGGAAGGGCAGCGCATGGTTTGGGTCTTGCCCTGCGAAGGTACCGATTTGAATTTTCTTGAAGCGGATATTGAGATTGTCGAAGCCCTCAAAAGCCGGTAG
- the metF gene encoding methylenetetrahydrofolate reductase [NAD(P)H] yields the protein MRIVDLIKQESPFLSLEFFPPKNEEAWPSFFGVVEKLKELNPLFASVTYGAGGGTQSNSLEIARRLKQDYDLEPLAHLTSVGATSSGLTEFVSKLEEAGIENILALRGDAPKDVENFDFSAQEFQYATDLVTFLRSKFKKMCVGVACYPEAHPESPSVSFDLAMSKLKCEMGGEFMVTQLFFDNRIYFDFVDRMKSMGVNVPVIPGVLPIMSIKSAKFILSLCGASIPGSFLSALEKAHDEGGDDKVYEVGMAYAIRQAQDLLDKGAPGVHLYTLNRAKACLEIGNSLKF from the coding sequence TTGCGTATTGTCGATCTCATTAAGCAGGAGTCTCCGTTCCTGTCGCTTGAGTTTTTTCCCCCGAAAAACGAGGAGGCTTGGCCTTCTTTTTTTGGAGTGGTTGAAAAACTCAAGGAACTCAATCCATTGTTTGCGTCCGTGACCTATGGCGCAGGTGGAGGGACGCAGAGCAATTCTTTGGAGATAGCTCGTCGGCTGAAACAGGATTACGACCTGGAGCCGTTGGCTCATTTGACCAGTGTCGGCGCTACCAGTTCAGGGCTGACGGAATTTGTTTCCAAACTCGAGGAGGCCGGGATAGAGAATATTCTGGCTTTGCGAGGCGATGCTCCCAAAGATGTTGAAAATTTTGATTTTTCGGCTCAGGAATTTCAATATGCCACGGATCTTGTCACGTTTTTGCGAAGCAAGTTCAAGAAGATGTGCGTCGGTGTGGCCTGTTATCCCGAGGCTCATCCGGAATCCCCTTCCGTGAGCTTTGACCTCGCCATGTCCAAGCTCAAATGCGAAATGGGCGGCGAGTTCATGGTCACCCAACTCTTTTTCGACAACCGTATTTATTTCGATTTTGTGGACCGCATGAAGTCCATGGGAGTCAATGTTCCGGTCATTCCCGGGGTGCTGCCCATCATGAGTATCAAATCCGCCAAGTTCATCCTGTCCTTGTGTGGGGCGAGCATTCCCGGTTCATTCCTCAGCGCACTGGAAAAGGCGCACGACGAGGGCGGTGACGACAAGGTCTATGAAGTGGGTATGGCGTATGCCATCCGGCAGGCGCAGGACCTGCTTGATAAGGGTGCGCCAGGGGTGCATCTGTATACGTTGAATCGCGCCAAGGCCTGTCTTGAAATTGGCAACAGCCTCAAATTTTAA
- a CDS encoding aspartate-semialdehyde dehydrogenase, with the protein MSKMYRVAVCGATGAVGREMLKVLEQRDFPCSEVIPMASARSAGSKVEFRGEELTVVEMKDDSFAGIDIALFSAGGSPSKHFAPLAAKAGCVVVDNSSAWRMDPESPLVVPEVNPHDLDWHKGIIANPNCSTIQMVVALQPIHEKARIKRVIVSTYQAVSGTGHKAIAELENQVARLMNGQPVVADVYPHQIAFNCLPHIDVFLENGYTKEEMKMVNETVKIMGDETIKVSATCVRVPVFYGHSESVNIETEEKLSVEECRTILAAAPGVTVVDYPEKLAYPMAIDAAGEDDTFVGRIREDETCENALNMWIVSDNIRKGAALNTVQIAENLIERDLVRVP; encoded by the coding sequence ATGAGCAAAATGTATCGAGTAGCCGTGTGCGGCGCCACCGGAGCAGTCGGCCGTGAAATGTTGAAGGTGTTGGAGCAGAGGGATTTTCCCTGTTCGGAAGTGATTCCCATGGCCTCTGCCCGTTCGGCCGGTTCCAAGGTCGAGTTCCGTGGCGAGGAGTTGACCGTCGTTGAAATGAAGGATGATTCCTTTGCCGGGATTGATATAGCTCTTTTCTCGGCGGGCGGATCGCCTTCCAAGCATTTTGCACCGCTTGCGGCAAAAGCCGGTTGCGTTGTGGTGGACAACTCCAGCGCGTGGCGCATGGACCCCGAATCCCCGCTGGTGGTTCCCGAGGTAAACCCGCACGATCTGGACTGGCACAAGGGCATAATCGCCAACCCGAACTGCTCCACCATCCAGATGGTTGTGGCCTTGCAGCCCATTCATGAAAAGGCCCGCATCAAAAGGGTGATCGTGTCCACATATCAGGCTGTATCCGGCACAGGGCACAAGGCCATTGCCGAGTTGGAAAATCAGGTGGCCCGACTCATGAACGGACAACCTGTGGTGGCAGACGTGTACCCGCACCAGATTGCTTTCAACTGTCTGCCGCATATCGATGTTTTTCTGGAGAACGGCTACACCAAGGAAGAAATGAAGATGGTCAATGAGACCGTCAAGATCATGGGAGATGAAACCATCAAGGTCAGCGCGACCTGTGTTCGTGTCCCGGTTTTTTACGGTCACAGCGAATCCGTGAACATCGAAACCGAGGAAAAGCTTTCCGTGGAAGAATGCCGAACCATTCTTGCAGCGGCTCCCGGCGTGACCGTCGTGGATTACCCGGAAAAACTGGCGTATCCCATGGCCATAGACGCGGCCGGTGAAGACGATACTTTCGTGGGCAGGATTCGCGAGGATGAAACCTGCGAAAATGCCCTGAACATGTGGATCGTGTCTGACAACATCCGCAAGGGCGCGGCGCTCAATACGGTTCAGATTGCCGAGAATCTGATCGAGAGAGACCTTGTTCGGGTCCCGTAA
- a CDS encoding aminotransferase class IV, with amino-acid sequence MKEVVDFESYLKDMLAAYRPGMSEVQAFYEHRVGKICRDPKLMLMPWDDHLVHRGDGVFETMKFVDRKLYQLDAHVDRMKRSAKAIHLKAPCSWEDLGEIILDVARAGDADSGLVRVLLGRGPGGFGIAPDESPLSSLYVVSYNMHPRPESLYEKGGTAFKTSIPAKQPYLATIKSIDYLPNVLMKREASEKGYDFPFCFDSHGLLAEGATENVCIVTQDGKLVIPEFNNVLAGTTLMRVVDLMKNEIPIVFRGIREDEILEAREVIIVGTSGDAIPVVRFKDKPIHNVKPGPVQQKMRELLQKDLAENGIPL; translated from the coding sequence GTGAAAGAGGTTGTGGATTTCGAGTCCTACCTCAAGGACATGCTGGCCGCCTATCGACCAGGGATGTCCGAGGTGCAGGCCTTCTATGAACACCGCGTGGGCAAGATCTGCAGAGATCCCAAATTGATGCTCATGCCGTGGGACGACCATCTCGTGCATCGCGGGGATGGGGTTTTCGAAACCATGAAGTTCGTGGACAGGAAGCTGTATCAGCTCGATGCCCATGTGGACCGCATGAAGCGGTCGGCCAAGGCCATTCATCTCAAGGCCCCATGCTCATGGGAGGATCTTGGTGAAATCATACTGGATGTGGCTCGGGCCGGGGATGCAGACAGCGGCCTTGTCCGTGTTCTTCTCGGGCGCGGCCCGGGCGGTTTCGGCATTGCTCCCGACGAGTCCCCGCTTTCCAGCTTGTATGTGGTTTCATACAACATGCACCCCAGACCGGAATCCCTGTATGAAAAGGGCGGAACCGCCTTCAAGACGTCCATTCCGGCCAAACAGCCGTATCTGGCAACCATCAAGTCTATTGATTATTTGCCCAACGTGCTCATGAAGCGCGAGGCTTCGGAAAAAGGATACGATTTTCCCTTCTGTTTCGACAGCCATGGCCTTTTGGCCGAAGGTGCCACGGAGAATGTGTGCATTGTGACGCAGGATGGCAAATTGGTAATCCCCGAGTTCAACAACGTGCTGGCGGGCACCACGCTGATGCGCGTTGTTGATTTGATGAAAAATGAGATTCCCATTGTTTTCCGTGGCATTCGTGAAGACGAGATTCTTGAGGCCCGGGAAGTGATCATCGTGGGAACGTCCGGTGACGCCATCCCTGTGGTTCGTTTCAAGGACAAGCCGATTCATAATGTGAAGCCCGGTCCGGTTCAGCAGAAGATGCGGGAGCTTTTACAGAAAGATCTGGCAGAAAACGGAATACCGCTCTGA
- a CDS encoding glycosyltransferase family A protein yields MYNELLSIIIYVDEQMPTLPRLLQTIRNQHPHGLDYEIIIGTSDSKVIAELQQWNTINGDNTIYTCLIENGTCTAEAKNQCLLKARGSCFTCLTQDNRLSPDYMRSMEQLITDTNPPDIIYPDHLRMPPPEIRSTSGYASLPDFNADMLRRSNILGPAVLVRKRVWEAAHFRSNAIYHEWDLWIQATLLEFSFAHIQECLVSGEVNTPGFRQRAEDGRGKALLVINNHAFFHMHTVRWAMAYLRGDQWASPWAFMRIPTSLEVTQMMHDHCVQKMGGNRLQEQAFQDFQDEGSTTEAI; encoded by the coding sequence GTGTACAATGAGTTGCTTTCCATAATCATTTATGTCGACGAACAAATGCCGACCCTGCCGCGACTGCTGCAAACCATTCGGAATCAGCATCCGCACGGGCTTGATTATGAAATCATTATCGGTACGTCCGATTCCAAAGTCATCGCCGAATTGCAACAATGGAACACGATCAACGGTGACAACACCATTTATACATGTCTTATTGAAAATGGGACGTGCACAGCCGAAGCTAAGAACCAATGTCTGCTCAAGGCCAGAGGCTCCTGCTTCACCTGCCTGACCCAGGACAACCGTCTCTCCCCGGACTACATGCGGTCAATGGAGCAACTCATAACGGACACAAACCCGCCGGACATCATTTATCCGGACCACTTGCGTATGCCCCCCCCTGAAATCCGTTCCACCTCCGGCTATGCATCACTTCCGGATTTCAACGCCGACATGCTGCGTCGAAGCAACATCCTTGGTCCTGCGGTACTTGTACGAAAACGGGTATGGGAAGCCGCCCATTTCCGCAGCAATGCCATTTACCATGAATGGGATCTATGGATTCAGGCAACACTGCTCGAGTTCAGCTTTGCCCATATTCAGGAATGCCTCGTATCCGGTGAGGTCAACACACCCGGCTTCCGGCAGCGAGCAGAAGACGGCAGGGGCAAGGCCCTGCTGGTGATCAACAATCATGCATTCTTCCACATGCACACGGTTCGCTGGGCCATGGCATATTTGCGAGGCGATCAATGGGCCTCTCCGTGGGCATTCATGCGCATTCCCACATCGCTGGAGGTAACGCAGATGATGCACGATCATTGCGTGCAGAAGATGGGAGGAAACAGGTTACAGGAACAGGCGTTCCAAGACTTTCAGGACGAAGGCTCCACAACCGAAGCCATATAG
- a CDS encoding cyclic nucleotide-binding domain-containing protein has protein sequence MDDVNDAVSVTEGEKSDILCPACGTVHSGNGNHERCRKCDRPFSSAVVDEPTEDDVALDDLAEVNPPPRIWEGTTMEEGGASVGEGASVDTDPATQHSMLLAGGIFQNVYAGCVTGLTGFFFAVVYGVFASSQVDLPGFMPYLVSTALLATAVVGFVVASRSRIPFAAGGPDAILAALLFLFLGSIYRSMDGVQPVDVIFPTLAAAVAVAGFVTGVGLWLMSLFKAGRWMRYIPTQVLGGVYGAMGAMVLLGAWSVISVGTNPESNQFVFVNSLMRFVAQGSCDSHWIPSAAFALVLFGFLYRTRNTLVLLALLMVGVGIGHAADFLNIPHVGTMLGAGLSPSLGGLDHLVAMLDPQVIERIDWQAISRQNLYLGAMVVLTLLRMMARSTRIEAECDIRADLDNEYGVVGGGGMLAGLVGGMPASISYGRTLGNFALGARGRLSGAVAAVVAAALFFYSGQAMSMVPRFVVEGLLIYVGIGLIKSWLFDTATAFTRRDDRRLALFVFVSSLVFGMLVGVGVGVASAMMLTVSRNSRNAAVKNELSGAYYRSNVDRAPAQLRILKEYGDHIHILRLQGFVFLGTIYDLIDRIRARMDSSEHLPMEYIVIDFSLVSGFASATDLGFSMLRDFGLEHEVNIIFTNAPLELADHLERSGYVLNDVEGSFKLFMNLDYALEWCETQILDGENHADMHQLSLHELLAPVFPEPRYIPLFMKMLTKVHANKGEVVIEQGDYSDTMYFVESGTLNVVIESEDHKPERIKKVGPGAVFGEMGFYTNAPRSATVQAAERCVLYLLDRKKLALLEKKAPVLATAFNRYLVNVLSERLVTANKKAQELR, from the coding sequence ATGGACGATGTCAATGATGCGGTCTCGGTCACAGAGGGCGAAAAGTCGGATATACTTTGCCCGGCCTGCGGAACGGTTCATTCCGGGAACGGTAACCATGAGCGTTGCCGTAAATGTGATCGTCCTTTTTCCTCTGCCGTCGTTGACGAACCAACCGAGGATGACGTCGCTCTTGACGATTTGGCAGAAGTGAACCCACCACCCCGGATATGGGAAGGAACAACGATGGAGGAGGGAGGCGCTTCCGTCGGAGAGGGAGCTTCGGTTGACACAGATCCTGCAACGCAACACTCCATGTTGCTTGCCGGAGGCATCTTTCAGAATGTGTACGCCGGGTGCGTGACTGGACTGACCGGCTTTTTCTTTGCTGTTGTTTATGGAGTTTTTGCTTCTTCCCAGGTCGATTTGCCCGGATTCATGCCGTATCTTGTCAGTACTGCACTTCTGGCAACGGCTGTCGTCGGCTTTGTCGTTGCCTCAAGGAGTCGAATCCCCTTTGCCGCGGGCGGTCCAGATGCCATTTTGGCTGCATTGCTGTTTTTGTTTCTTGGTTCGATATATCGATCCATGGACGGTGTTCAGCCAGTGGATGTGATTTTTCCCACACTTGCGGCCGCAGTTGCTGTTGCCGGTTTTGTTACCGGGGTCGGCCTCTGGCTCATGAGCCTCTTCAAAGCGGGGCGCTGGATGCGCTATATTCCAACTCAGGTTCTCGGTGGCGTGTACGGCGCCATGGGAGCAATGGTCTTGCTCGGGGCTTGGAGCGTGATTTCGGTGGGAACCAATCCTGAAAGCAATCAGTTCGTCTTTGTCAATTCCCTGATGCGTTTTGTTGCCCAAGGGAGTTGTGACTCGCATTGGATACCAAGTGCGGCGTTTGCTTTGGTTTTGTTCGGATTTTTGTATCGGACTCGCAATACGCTTGTCCTGCTGGCCTTGTTGATGGTCGGTGTCGGTATAGGGCATGCGGCCGATTTTTTGAATATTCCGCATGTTGGCACCATGTTGGGGGCGGGGCTTTCGCCCTCGCTTGGAGGATTGGACCATCTTGTTGCCATGCTTGATCCGCAGGTAATTGAACGCATCGATTGGCAGGCCATTTCCCGGCAGAATCTGTATCTTGGAGCCATGGTGGTGCTGACCTTGCTGCGCATGATGGCCAGAAGCACTCGAATTGAAGCCGAGTGTGATATTCGGGCGGACCTGGATAACGAATATGGTGTTGTCGGTGGCGGCGGGATGCTGGCCGGCCTTGTTGGCGGAATGCCGGCTTCCATTTCTTATGGGCGGACATTGGGCAATTTCGCATTGGGAGCACGCGGCAGGCTCTCCGGGGCCGTGGCTGCCGTTGTGGCGGCCGCACTGTTCTTTTATTCGGGGCAGGCTATGTCCATGGTTCCGCGTTTCGTGGTCGAAGGGTTGCTCATCTATGTGGGGATAGGCCTGATAAAAAGCTGGCTTTTTGATACCGCAACGGCGTTTACCCGTCGGGACGACAGGCGGTTGGCCCTTTTCGTTTTCGTGTCTTCATTGGTGTTTGGCATGCTGGTCGGTGTTGGTGTAGGCGTTGCTTCGGCCATGATGTTGACCGTGAGCCGCAACAGCCGTAACGCGGCCGTCAAAAACGAGTTGTCTGGTGCCTATTACAGGAGCAATGTTGACCGTGCCCCGGCACAGTTGCGGATTCTCAAGGAGTATGGGGATCATATTCACATCTTGCGGCTACAGGGCTTTGTTTTCCTGGGAACGATTTACGACCTTATTGATCGCATACGGGCCCGAATGGATTCTTCGGAACACTTGCCCATGGAGTATATCGTTATCGACTTTTCCCTTGTTTCCGGTTTTGCTTCTGCCACTGATCTGGGATTCTCCATGCTTCGTGATTTTGGCCTTGAGCATGAGGTGAACATTATTTTTACCAATGCGCCCTTGGAACTGGCCGACCATCTGGAACGGTCGGGGTACGTGCTCAATGACGTCGAAGGTTCCTTCAAGTTGTTCATGAATCTGGATTATGCGCTTGAATGGTGTGAAACCCAGATTCTTGACGGGGAAAACCATGCCGACATGCATCAGCTGTCATTGCATGAGCTTCTTGCCCCGGTTTTTCCCGAGCCCCGCTATATTCCATTGTTCATGAAGATGCTCACCAAAGTCCATGCAAATAAGGGCGAGGTGGTTATCGAGCAGGGGGACTATTCAGATACCATGTATTTTGTGGAATCGGGCACGCTGAACGTTGTCATTGAATCGGAGGACCACAAGCCCGAACGCATCAAGAAGGTCGGCCCGGGGGCAGTTTTTGGGGAAATGGGTTTTTATACGAATGCGCCGCGATCCGCCACGGTTCAGGCGGCCGAGCGATGCGTGTTGTATCTTCTGGACAGGAAAAAACTGGCTCTTCTGGAAAAGAAGGCACCGGTGCTGGCGACAGCCTTCAACCGCTATCTGGTCAATGTTTTGTCTGAGCGTCTGGTGACCGCAAACAAAAAGGCACAGGAACTCAGGTAG
- the rfbD gene encoding dTDP-4-dehydrorhamnose reductase: MNLKGAKAVVLGGKTGLLGQALTNALQNEGASVQPLSSQDADMLDQNTMNTILDHEQPDIVFNAAAYTQVDLAEEEEEKAFALNATAPVLTARLVASRNIPFVHFSTDFVFNGRKNTPYHEEDRPNAKSVYGISKAGGEKSLLEFGYDKTLIVRISWLFGPGKMNFVQKILELAKDKDRLNVVSDQTGSPSYTPDVAASTLELVKRDHFGIVHVANSGIATWFDLASEAVSLAGLKCTVQPISTSEYPTKAVRPPYSVLDLTSFCEITGQTPRHWRQALQEYITELEST, encoded by the coding sequence ATGAACCTGAAAGGAGCCAAAGCCGTTGTCCTTGGCGGTAAAACAGGGCTGCTCGGCCAAGCCCTGACGAACGCGCTTCAAAATGAAGGAGCATCCGTTCAGCCGCTATCCAGCCAAGACGCCGATATGCTCGACCAGAACACCATGAACACCATCCTGGATCACGAACAACCGGATATCGTTTTCAACGCCGCAGCATACACGCAGGTTGATCTGGCAGAGGAAGAAGAAGAAAAGGCTTTTGCCCTCAATGCAACGGCCCCCGTACTCACCGCACGGCTTGTAGCGTCCCGGAACATACCCTTTGTGCATTTCAGTACGGATTTTGTGTTCAACGGAAGAAAGAATACCCCCTACCACGAAGAAGACCGGCCCAATGCAAAATCCGTATACGGAATCAGCAAGGCAGGCGGTGAAAAAAGCCTTCTCGAGTTCGGATATGACAAGACACTGATCGTCAGGATATCCTGGCTCTTCGGCCCCGGCAAAATGAATTTCGTGCAAAAGATACTGGAATTGGCAAAAGACAAAGACAGGCTGAACGTGGTCAGCGATCAAACAGGCTCCCCCTCATACACACCGGACGTAGCCGCCAGCACTCTTGAACTTGTCAAACGCGACCACTTCGGCATCGTACACGTAGCCAACTCCGGCATTGCCACCTGGTTCGACCTGGCCAGCGAGGCTGTTTCTCTTGCTGGACTGAAGTGCACGGTACAACCGATCAGCACCAGCGAATACCCCACAAAGGCAGTGCGCCCCCCCTACTCGGTGTTGGATTTAACTTCATTCTGTGAGATTACCGGACAGACCCCACGGCATTGGCGGCAGGCATTACAGGAATACATTACTGAACTGGAATCTACCTGA